The following coding sequences are from one Solea solea chromosome 11, fSolSol10.1, whole genome shotgun sequence window:
- the uckl1a gene encoding uridine-cytidine kinase-like 1a isoform X2 produces MASTGRRRLRGRQIPMETECGKMMSSRSDSGSGEDSLDRLLPPSGAPRRKSATSLSKSEPPLLRTGTRTIYTAGRPPWYDEHGAQSKEAFVIGLCGGSASGKTTVANKIIEALDVPWVVLLSMDSFYKDLSPEEQNLAASNDYNFDHPGAFDFELLVSTLRKLKQGKSVKIPVYDFTTHRRQKDWKNVYGASVIIFEGIMSFVDKELLQLLDMKIFVDTDSDIRLVRRLRRDITERGRDIEGVIKQYNKFVKPAFEQYIEPTMRLADIVVPRGGGNMVAIDLIVQHVQSQLEERELSVRALLASAQQNQPLPQTLSVLESTPQVRGLHTIIRSKDTSRDEFIFYSKRLMRLLIEHALTFLPSQPCTVQTPQGHEYEGLSFNGRGITGVSILRAGETMEPALRAVCKDVRIGKILIQTNLDSGEPELHYLRLPKDIGEDHVILMDSTVSTGAAAMMAVRVLLDHEVQEDKIALVSLLMAELGVHSVAYAFPKVKIITTAVDKSLDDNLHVIPGIGDFGDRYFGTDGTDRWRDEEDREQPSY; encoded by the exons ATGGCTTCAACCGGCCGACGCCGGCTAAGAGGTCGTCAGATCCCCATGGAAACGGAGTGCGGGAAAATGATGTCGTCCCGCTCGGACAG TGGGAGTGGAGAGGACTCGTTGGACCGGCTGCTGCCTCCCTCTGGGGCCCCTCGCAGGAAGAGCGCTACCTCACTGAGTAAATCCGAGCCTCCTCTGCTCCGCACGGGAACACGCACCATCTACACCGCCGGTCGACCTCCCTGGTATGACGAGCACGGCGCTCAGTCCAAAGAGGCCTTTGTCATTG GCTTGTGTGGGGGCAGTGCCTCAGGAAAAACCACCGTGGCCAATAAGATCATCGAGGCTCTGGATGTACCGTGGGTCGTGCTGTTGTCTATGGACTCTTTCTATAAG GATTTATCTCCCGAGGAGCAGAACCTGGCAGCGAGTAACGACTACAACTTCGATCATCCCGGGGCCTTTGACTTTGAGCTGCTGGTCTCCACCCTCAGAAAACTGAAGCAAGGCAAGAGTGTGAAGATCCCCGTGTACGATTTCACCACGCACAGACGACAGAAAGACTGG AAAAACGTGTATGGTGCCAGTGTGATTATATTTGAAGGAATAATGTCATTTGTGGACAAAGAGCTTCTACAG CTCCTGGACATGAAAATCTTTGTGGACACAGACTCCGACATCCGGCTGGTCCGCCGGCTGCGCAGGGACATCACAGAGCGTGGACGGGACATCGAGGGAGTCATCAAGCAGTACAACAAGTTTGTGAAGCCCGCCTTCGAGCAGTACATAGAGCCAACCATGAGGCTGGCTGATATAGTTGTGCCAAGAg GTGGTGGGAATATGGTGGCCATTGATCTCATAGTCCAGCATGTTCAAAGCCAGCTGGAGGAG CGTGAGCTCAGTGTCAG GGCGCTCCTGGCCTCCGCTCAGCAGAATCAGCCGCTTCCCCAGACACTCAGCGTGTTGGAGAGCACGCCGCAGGTCCGAGGCCTGCACACCATCATCAG gagcaaagacaccagccGAGACGAGTTCATCTTCTACTCAAAGAGATTAATGCGACTCCTGATAGAGCACGCTCTCACATTTCTACCATCTCAG CCGTGCACGGTTCAGACACCACAGGGCCACGAGTACGAGGGCCTCAGCTTCAATGGCAGAGGC ATCACCGGTGTGTCCATCCTGCGGGCAGGAGAGACCATGGAGCCCGCCCTCAGGGCCGTATGCAAGGATGTCCGCATCGGCAAAATCCTCATCCAGACCAATCTTGACTCGGGCGAACCAGAG CTGCATTACCTGCGTCTGCCCAAAGACATCGGCGAAGATCATGTCATCCTAATGGACAGCACGGTGTCTACAGGCGCTGCTGCCATGATGGCTGTCAGAGTCCTACTG GATCACGAGGTGCAAGAGGATAAGATCGCGCTGGTGTCGCTGTTGATGGCAGAGCTCGGCGTTCACTCGGTTGCCTACGCCTTCCCAAAGGTCAAAATCATCACCACCGCTGTGGACAAGAGTCTGGATGATAATTTACATGTAATCCCTGGTATTG GAGACTTTGGGGACCGCTACTTTGGCACAGACGGGACCGACCGCTGGAGGGACGAGGAAGACCGAGAGCAGCCTTCATACTGA
- the uckl1a gene encoding uridine-cytidine kinase-like 1a isoform X3: MTLLDYTGARISGCWSLRSDRSGSGEDSLDRLLPPSGAPRRKSATSLSKSEPPLLRTGTRTIYTAGRPPWYDEHGAQSKEAFVIGLCGGSASGKTTVANKIIEALDVPWVVLLSMDSFYKDLSPEEQNLAASNDYNFDHPGAFDFELLVSTLRKLKQGKSVKIPVYDFTTHRRQKDWKNVYGASVIIFEGIMSFVDKELLQLLDMKIFVDTDSDIRLVRRLRRDITERGRDIEGVIKQYNKFVKPAFEQYIEPTMRLADIVVPRGGGNMVAIDLIVQHVQSQLEERELSVRALLASAQQNQPLPQTLSVLESTPQVRGLHTIIRSKDTSRDEFIFYSKRLMRLLIEHALTFLPSQPCTVQTPQGHEYEGLSFNGRGITGVSILRAGETMEPALRAVCKDVRIGKILIQTNLDSGEPELHYLRLPKDIGEDHVILMDSTVSTGAAAMMAVRVLLDHEVQEDKIALVSLLMAELGVHSVAYAFPKVKIITTAVDKSLDDNLHVIPGIGKPINAHTRSSKSEYVCHTFCPQLNFLACFKSLNV, translated from the exons ATGACTCTGCTAGACTACACGGGTGCCAGGATCTCTGGCTGTTGGTCGCTGAGGTCTGACCGCAG TGGGAGTGGAGAGGACTCGTTGGACCGGCTGCTGCCTCCCTCTGGGGCCCCTCGCAGGAAGAGCGCTACCTCACTGAGTAAATCCGAGCCTCCTCTGCTCCGCACGGGAACACGCACCATCTACACCGCCGGTCGACCTCCCTGGTATGACGAGCACGGCGCTCAGTCCAAAGAGGCCTTTGTCATTG GCTTGTGTGGGGGCAGTGCCTCAGGAAAAACCACCGTGGCCAATAAGATCATCGAGGCTCTGGATGTACCGTGGGTCGTGCTGTTGTCTATGGACTCTTTCTATAAG GATTTATCTCCCGAGGAGCAGAACCTGGCAGCGAGTAACGACTACAACTTCGATCATCCCGGGGCCTTTGACTTTGAGCTGCTGGTCTCCACCCTCAGAAAACTGAAGCAAGGCAAGAGTGTGAAGATCCCCGTGTACGATTTCACCACGCACAGACGACAGAAAGACTGG AAAAACGTGTATGGTGCCAGTGTGATTATATTTGAAGGAATAATGTCATTTGTGGACAAAGAGCTTCTACAG CTCCTGGACATGAAAATCTTTGTGGACACAGACTCCGACATCCGGCTGGTCCGCCGGCTGCGCAGGGACATCACAGAGCGTGGACGGGACATCGAGGGAGTCATCAAGCAGTACAACAAGTTTGTGAAGCCCGCCTTCGAGCAGTACATAGAGCCAACCATGAGGCTGGCTGATATAGTTGTGCCAAGAg GTGGTGGGAATATGGTGGCCATTGATCTCATAGTCCAGCATGTTCAAAGCCAGCTGGAGGAG CGTGAGCTCAGTGTCAG GGCGCTCCTGGCCTCCGCTCAGCAGAATCAGCCGCTTCCCCAGACACTCAGCGTGTTGGAGAGCACGCCGCAGGTCCGAGGCCTGCACACCATCATCAG gagcaaagacaccagccGAGACGAGTTCATCTTCTACTCAAAGAGATTAATGCGACTCCTGATAGAGCACGCTCTCACATTTCTACCATCTCAG CCGTGCACGGTTCAGACACCACAGGGCCACGAGTACGAGGGCCTCAGCTTCAATGGCAGAGGC ATCACCGGTGTGTCCATCCTGCGGGCAGGAGAGACCATGGAGCCCGCCCTCAGGGCCGTATGCAAGGATGTCCGCATCGGCAAAATCCTCATCCAGACCAATCTTGACTCGGGCGAACCAGAG CTGCATTACCTGCGTCTGCCCAAAGACATCGGCGAAGATCATGTCATCCTAATGGACAGCACGGTGTCTACAGGCGCTGCTGCCATGATGGCTGTCAGAGTCCTACTG GATCACGAGGTGCAAGAGGATAAGATCGCGCTGGTGTCGCTGTTGATGGCAGAGCTCGGCGTTCACTCGGTTGCCTACGCCTTCCCAAAGGTCAAAATCATCACCACCGCTGTGGACAAGAGTCTGGATGATAATTTACATGTAATCCCTGGTATTGGTAAGCCAATAAATGCACATACTCGCTCGTCAAAGTCTGAGTACGTGTGTCACACGTTTTGTCCACAGTTGAACTTCCTCGCCTGTTTTAAGTCTCTGAACGTATGA
- the uckl1a gene encoding uridine-cytidine kinase-like 1a isoform X1, whose product MASTGRRRLRGRQIPMETECGKMMSSRSDSGSGEDSLDRLLPPSGAPRRKSATSLSKSEPPLLRTGTRTIYTAGRPPWYDEHGAQSKEAFVIGLCGGSASGKTTVANKIIEALDVPWVVLLSMDSFYKDLSPEEQNLAASNDYNFDHPGAFDFELLVSTLRKLKQGKSVKIPVYDFTTHRRQKDWKNVYGASVIIFEGIMSFVDKELLQLLDMKIFVDTDSDIRLVRRLRRDITERGRDIEGVIKQYNKFVKPAFEQYIEPTMRLADIVVPRGGGNMVAIDLIVQHVQSQLEERELSVRALLASAQQNQPLPQTLSVLESTPQVRGLHTIIRSKDTSRDEFIFYSKRLMRLLIEHALTFLPSQPCTVQTPQGHEYEGLSFNGRGITGVSILRAGETMEPALRAVCKDVRIGKILIQTNLDSGEPELHYLRLPKDIGEDHVILMDSTVSTGAAAMMAVRVLLDHEVQEDKIALVSLLMAELGVHSVAYAFPKVKIITTAVDKSLDDNLHVIPGIGKPINAHTRSSKSEYVCHTFCPQLNFLACFKSLNV is encoded by the exons ATGGCTTCAACCGGCCGACGCCGGCTAAGAGGTCGTCAGATCCCCATGGAAACGGAGTGCGGGAAAATGATGTCGTCCCGCTCGGACAG TGGGAGTGGAGAGGACTCGTTGGACCGGCTGCTGCCTCCCTCTGGGGCCCCTCGCAGGAAGAGCGCTACCTCACTGAGTAAATCCGAGCCTCCTCTGCTCCGCACGGGAACACGCACCATCTACACCGCCGGTCGACCTCCCTGGTATGACGAGCACGGCGCTCAGTCCAAAGAGGCCTTTGTCATTG GCTTGTGTGGGGGCAGTGCCTCAGGAAAAACCACCGTGGCCAATAAGATCATCGAGGCTCTGGATGTACCGTGGGTCGTGCTGTTGTCTATGGACTCTTTCTATAAG GATTTATCTCCCGAGGAGCAGAACCTGGCAGCGAGTAACGACTACAACTTCGATCATCCCGGGGCCTTTGACTTTGAGCTGCTGGTCTCCACCCTCAGAAAACTGAAGCAAGGCAAGAGTGTGAAGATCCCCGTGTACGATTTCACCACGCACAGACGACAGAAAGACTGG AAAAACGTGTATGGTGCCAGTGTGATTATATTTGAAGGAATAATGTCATTTGTGGACAAAGAGCTTCTACAG CTCCTGGACATGAAAATCTTTGTGGACACAGACTCCGACATCCGGCTGGTCCGCCGGCTGCGCAGGGACATCACAGAGCGTGGACGGGACATCGAGGGAGTCATCAAGCAGTACAACAAGTTTGTGAAGCCCGCCTTCGAGCAGTACATAGAGCCAACCATGAGGCTGGCTGATATAGTTGTGCCAAGAg GTGGTGGGAATATGGTGGCCATTGATCTCATAGTCCAGCATGTTCAAAGCCAGCTGGAGGAG CGTGAGCTCAGTGTCAG GGCGCTCCTGGCCTCCGCTCAGCAGAATCAGCCGCTTCCCCAGACACTCAGCGTGTTGGAGAGCACGCCGCAGGTCCGAGGCCTGCACACCATCATCAG gagcaaagacaccagccGAGACGAGTTCATCTTCTACTCAAAGAGATTAATGCGACTCCTGATAGAGCACGCTCTCACATTTCTACCATCTCAG CCGTGCACGGTTCAGACACCACAGGGCCACGAGTACGAGGGCCTCAGCTTCAATGGCAGAGGC ATCACCGGTGTGTCCATCCTGCGGGCAGGAGAGACCATGGAGCCCGCCCTCAGGGCCGTATGCAAGGATGTCCGCATCGGCAAAATCCTCATCCAGACCAATCTTGACTCGGGCGAACCAGAG CTGCATTACCTGCGTCTGCCCAAAGACATCGGCGAAGATCATGTCATCCTAATGGACAGCACGGTGTCTACAGGCGCTGCTGCCATGATGGCTGTCAGAGTCCTACTG GATCACGAGGTGCAAGAGGATAAGATCGCGCTGGTGTCGCTGTTGATGGCAGAGCTCGGCGTTCACTCGGTTGCCTACGCCTTCCCAAAGGTCAAAATCATCACCACCGCTGTGGACAAGAGTCTGGATGATAATTTACATGTAATCCCTGGTATTGGTAAGCCAATAAATGCACATACTCGCTCGTCAAAGTCTGAGTACGTGTGTCACACGTTTTGTCCACAGTTGAACTTCCTCGCCTGTTTTAAGTCTCTGAACGTATGA
- the samd10a gene encoding sterile alpha motif domain-containing protein 10a, protein MAVDAASSFSFCRPAVEYRALSEDFKHQLSRRTGGNLTWHDGRGQKTAGGRTVKLLQQPGTEALQHRSHENYGIYHTSPTQPSLIRPVVLWSQQDVCKWLKKHCPHNYLTYVEAFSQHAITGRALLRLNGEKLERMGLVQETLRQELLQQVLQLQVQEEGRNLQLLSRGSFARIS, encoded by the exons ATGGCAGTGGACG CTGCATCCAGTTTTAGTTTTTGCCGGCCAGCTGTGGAGTACAGAGCTCTGTCTGAGGACTTCAAGCACCAGCTGAGCCGACGGACCGGTGGGAACCTAACTTGGCATGATGGGCGTGGACAGAAAACAGCAGGAGGCAGGACAGTGAAGTTGCTGCAGCAGCCAGGAACTGAGGCCCTGCAG CACCGTTCCCATGAAAATTATGGGATATACCACACAAGCCCAACACAGCCCAGCCTGATCCGCCCGGTCGTGCTCTGGTCACAACAAGACGTTTGTAAATGGCTCAAGAAACACTGTCCTCACAACTACCTGACCTACGTGGAGGCTTTCTCCCAACACGCCATCACAG GCCGTGCGTTGTTGCGTCTGAATGGGGAGAAGCTGGAGAGGatgggtttggtgcaggagacgCTTcgacaggagctgctgcagcaggtgcTGCAGCTTCAGGTGCAGGAGGAGGGACGTAACCTGCAGCTGCTCAGCAGAG GTTCCTTTGCAAGGATATCATAG